Proteins co-encoded in one Mycobacterium mantenii genomic window:
- a CDS encoding 3'(2'),5'-bisphosphate nucleotidase CysQ produces the protein MNPAADETSDAALAADLAAEAGELLLKVRDEVGFGYPWALGDAGDSLANALILRRLQAERPDDAVLSEEAYDDLSRLQHDRVWIIDPLDGTREFSTPGRDDWAVHIALWQRPTGDPSGDSSNGRREITDAAVSLPARGNIVYRSDTVTADAARVGVTDTIRIAVSATRPPAVLHRMRQTLPIQPVAIGSAGAKAMAIIDGHVDAYVHAGGQWEWDSAAPAGVVMAAGMHASRLDGSPMRYNQLDPYLPDFVMCRAELAPILLGAIRGDRG, from the coding sequence GTGAACCCTGCCGCCGACGAGACGTCCGATGCCGCCCTGGCCGCCGATCTCGCCGCCGAGGCGGGGGAGCTGCTGCTGAAGGTCCGCGACGAAGTCGGCTTCGGGTATCCCTGGGCGCTGGGCGACGCGGGCGACAGCCTGGCGAACGCGCTGATCCTGCGGCGCCTGCAGGCCGAGCGGCCCGACGACGCGGTACTCAGCGAGGAGGCCTACGACGACCTGTCCCGGCTTCAGCACGACCGTGTCTGGATCATCGATCCGCTGGACGGCACCCGGGAGTTCTCCACACCGGGCCGCGACGACTGGGCGGTGCACATCGCGCTGTGGCAGCGTCCCACCGGCGACCCCAGCGGCGACTCCAGCAACGGCCGGCGCGAAATCACCGACGCGGCGGTGTCGTTGCCGGCCCGCGGCAATATCGTTTACCGCAGCGACACCGTGACGGCCGACGCCGCGCGCGTCGGTGTCACCGACACCATCCGCATCGCCGTCAGCGCCACCCGGCCCCCCGCGGTGCTGCACCGGATGCGGCAGACGCTGCCCATCCAGCCCGTCGCGATCGGCTCGGCCGGCGCGAAGGCGATGGCCATCATCGACGGGCACGTCGACGCCTACGTGCACGCGGGCGGGCAGTGGGAGTGGGACTCGGCGGCCCCGGCCGGGGTGGTGATGGCCGCCGGCATGCATGCGTCGCGGCTGGACGGATCACCGATGCGCTACAACCAACTCGACCCGTATCTGCCCGACTTCGTGATGTGCCGCGCCGAGCTGGCGCCGATCCTGCTGGGCGCCATCCGCGGCGATCGAGGCTGA
- a CDS encoding helix-turn-helix transcriptional regulator — MRRSLAALSSGDFYGAALVGDSGLGKSTLARMLAKTVESAGRTVRFALGTQTGRAVPLGAFSRALSLSVAHEPAVMLAAAHNTLCQDKNLVVVVDDAHLLDPLSATLVNQLVAGHSARLIVTIQSGEPVLDAVTALLKERLLLTVHVDPFTREQTELLAGAVLGGPVDTQLVDELLERSAGKPLLLRSFLTAGRASGALVHTEDRWQLGGPLRGDRELHDALEFRLQSLSPGELEVVELLATAEELKWEVLRDICDPDAVAALERRGLIQLIPDGSHTVAQLNHPMLGEAATRHAGMVRSRQLNGKLARALQKHQRKRAGAPVLRLPGPPGRIRLAQFMMRSDLEPDLDVVITAAADALATSDVVLGEELARFAVDRDGGLPAALVLAEAVSWQGRGEEADSILINAEPDGDDDWLIARWGCLRAANLFWGCMDVEAATRVLDEVKKRVASELGLHLINVLEMSMGFFQGEVEATLDLGPGLCAADLLPMATVWAALPTCGALALAGRFSEVSGIADAGVRATALCGLGPHRFNIGMTEIMAATAAGDDGAAERIYQRYAAQADGLRTAEAMVDAIFGLLQLSRGALPSACALFTSSVAVFAKGFSSPWLLVVAALKTQAEAARGDCAAAAAALRLAERAYGPHVAVFLPELELARAWERAVAGDTMGAQGHALQAAQIARATGMHAVEMRARHTAVRFGDTSQAPRLLQIARFLNTAFAEAIADHARGLAQHDGDQLDAAAHQLADVGALASAADASAQAASEHARRGDRGKKFESAAWAHALARRCELRTPALNASAHPLPFSARERQIVTLVAAGLSNRQIADRLVISVRTVEGHLYRLFTKLGINTRDQLICLTRQEWSGQASLLDLHGGSLGYQDDEHPHAG, encoded by the coding sequence TTGCGCCGGTCGCTGGCGGCGCTCAGTAGCGGGGATTTCTACGGGGCGGCCTTGGTCGGCGACAGCGGGTTGGGCAAGTCGACGCTGGCGCGGATGCTGGCAAAGACGGTCGAGTCGGCAGGGCGGACGGTGCGTTTCGCGCTGGGTACCCAGACGGGTCGTGCCGTCCCACTGGGCGCTTTTTCTCGCGCGTTGAGCCTCAGCGTTGCCCATGAACCGGCGGTCATGCTGGCCGCCGCGCATAACACTCTGTGTCAGGACAAGAACCTGGTGGTGGTGGTCGATGACGCCCACCTGCTCGATCCGCTGTCGGCCACCTTGGTCAATCAGCTCGTGGCCGGGCACAGCGCCCGGTTGATCGTGACGATCCAGTCGGGGGAGCCGGTACTGGATGCGGTGACCGCGTTACTGAAAGAACGGCTGCTGCTGACGGTCCACGTCGATCCGTTCACCCGCGAGCAGACTGAATTATTGGCCGGCGCGGTTCTGGGCGGTCCGGTCGACACGCAATTGGTCGACGAGTTGCTCGAGCGCAGTGCGGGAAAACCGTTGCTGCTGCGCAGCTTTCTGACCGCGGGGCGCGCAAGCGGGGCCTTGGTTCACACCGAGGACCGCTGGCAACTCGGCGGGCCGTTGCGCGGAGATCGCGAACTTCACGACGCTTTGGAATTCCGGTTGCAGTCGCTGAGCCCAGGGGAGCTGGAGGTGGTGGAGCTGCTGGCCACCGCCGAGGAGCTGAAGTGGGAGGTCTTGCGTGATATCTGCGATCCCGACGCGGTGGCCGCTCTGGAGCGCCGTGGCCTGATCCAGTTAATTCCCGACGGATCCCACACCGTGGCGCAGTTGAATCACCCCATGCTCGGTGAGGCGGCGACCCGGCACGCCGGGATGGTGCGCTCCCGGCAACTCAACGGCAAGTTGGCGCGAGCTCTGCAAAAGCATCAGCGCAAGCGGGCGGGGGCCCCGGTGTTGAGGCTGCCCGGACCGCCGGGCCGAATCCGGTTGGCGCAGTTCATGATGCGAAGCGACTTGGAGCCCGACCTGGACGTAGTCATCACCGCGGCGGCGGACGCGCTGGCGACATCGGACGTGGTGCTGGGCGAGGAGCTGGCCAGGTTCGCGGTTGATCGTGACGGTGGTCTGCCGGCCGCGTTGGTGCTTGCCGAGGCGGTGAGTTGGCAAGGACGCGGCGAGGAGGCCGATTCCATCCTTATCAACGCCGAACCCGACGGCGACGACGACTGGCTGATCGCGCGGTGGGGCTGCCTGCGCGCGGCCAACCTGTTCTGGGGATGCATGGACGTGGAAGCCGCCACTCGGGTACTCGATGAGGTGAAAAAGCGTGTTGCGTCCGAGCTGGGCCTTCACCTCATCAACGTGCTCGAGATGTCCATGGGCTTCTTCCAGGGGGAAGTTGAGGCGACTCTCGATCTTGGGCCGGGCCTGTGTGCGGCCGATCTGCTGCCGATGGCGACCGTGTGGGCGGCTCTCCCGACATGCGGCGCCCTAGCACTGGCCGGCCGCTTTTCCGAAGTCAGCGGCATAGCTGATGCCGGCGTGCGTGCGACGGCGCTGTGCGGATTGGGACCACATCGATTCAACATCGGGATGACCGAGATCATGGCCGCGACGGCCGCCGGCGATGACGGCGCGGCCGAGCGAATTTACCAACGCTACGCCGCGCAGGCCGACGGTCTTCGCACGGCGGAGGCCATGGTGGACGCAATATTCGGGCTCCTGCAACTGAGTCGCGGCGCGCTGCCGTCGGCGTGCGCCTTGTTTACCAGTTCGGTTGCGGTGTTCGCGAAAGGCTTTTCGTCACCTTGGTTGTTGGTGGTGGCCGCGTTGAAGACCCAGGCCGAGGCGGCGCGGGGCGACTGCGCGGCGGCCGCTGCCGCGTTGCGGCTTGCGGAAAGAGCTTACGGTCCACACGTGGCGGTGTTTTTGCCGGAGCTCGAGCTCGCCCGGGCCTGGGAGCGGGCAGTTGCCGGCGACACGATGGGTGCCCAGGGGCATGCGCTGCAAGCGGCGCAGATCGCGCGAGCCACCGGGATGCATGCGGTGGAGATGCGGGCACGCCATACAGCTGTGCGCTTCGGCGATACCTCGCAGGCCCCGCGGCTCCTGCAAATTGCTCGTTTCCTGAACACCGCATTCGCCGAGGCGATCGCTGACCATGCCCGCGGCCTGGCGCAACACGACGGTGATCAGCTCGACGCCGCGGCACATCAATTGGCCGATGTCGGCGCGCTGGCGTCCGCCGCCGACGCGTCGGCCCAGGCGGCCAGCGAACATGCCCGCCGAGGCGACCGCGGCAAGAAATTCGAATCCGCGGCTTGGGCGCACGCGCTGGCCAGGCGTTGCGAATTACGCACACCGGCACTCAATGCCTCGGCGCACCCCCTCCCCTTCAGCGCCCGTGAGCGACAGATCGTAACGCTGGTCGCGGCCGGCTTGTCCAACCGTCAAATCGCCGACCGGCTGGTCATCTCCGTGCGCACGGTGGAAGGACACCTATACCGGCTTTTCACCAAGCTCGGTATCAACACTCGCGACCAACTCATCTGCTTGACCCGCCAGGAGTGGTCCGGACAGGCCTCGTTATTGGACCTTCACGGCGGATCGCTCGGTTATCAGGACGATGAGCACCCCCACGCCGGTTGA
- the mshC gene encoding cysteine--1-D-myo-inosityl 2-amino-2-deoxy-alpha-D-glucopyranoside ligase gives MQSWPSPQVPVLPGRGPELRLYDTSDRQVRPVAAGSAATMYVCGITPYDATHLGHAATYLAFDLIYRQWLDLGHDVHYVQNITDVDDPLLERAERDGIDWRDLAEREVSLYRGDMAALRILAPRDYVGATEAIAEVVELVEKMLASGAAYVIDGEYPDIYYRADATPQFGYESGYDRETMLRLFAERGGDPQRAGKTDELDALLWRAARPGEPSWPSPFGPGRPGWHVECAAIALSRIGSGLDIQGGGSDLIFPHHEFTAAHAECVRGERRFARHYVHAGMIGWDGHKMSKSRGNLVLVSQLRARGVEPAAIRLGLLAGHYRGDRYWSEQVLEEAFARLQRWRRATAPPAGPDAADVIARVRQYLADDLNTPKAIAALDGWTTDALEYGGHDTEAPQLVAAAIDALLGVAL, from the coding sequence ATGCAGTCGTGGCCTTCCCCACAGGTTCCCGTGTTGCCGGGACGCGGTCCGGAGCTTCGGCTGTATGACACGTCCGACCGGCAGGTGCGTCCCGTGGCGGCCGGCTCGGCCGCCACGATGTATGTCTGCGGCATCACGCCGTACGACGCGACCCACCTGGGCCACGCGGCAACCTATCTGGCGTTCGACCTGATCTACCGGCAATGGCTGGATCTCGGTCACGACGTCCACTACGTCCAGAACATCACCGACGTCGACGATCCGCTGTTGGAGCGCGCCGAGCGCGACGGCATCGACTGGCGGGACTTGGCCGAGCGTGAGGTGTCGCTGTACCGAGGAGACATGGCTGCGCTGCGCATCCTGGCGCCACGCGATTACGTCGGGGCGACCGAGGCGATCGCAGAGGTCGTCGAACTCGTCGAGAAGATGCTGGCGTCCGGGGCGGCCTACGTTATCGACGGCGAATACCCGGACATCTATTACCGTGCCGACGCGACCCCGCAGTTCGGCTACGAATCCGGCTACGACCGCGAGACCATGCTTCGGCTGTTCGCCGAGCGCGGCGGCGATCCGCAACGGGCCGGCAAGACCGACGAGCTCGACGCCCTGCTGTGGCGTGCCGCGCGGCCGGGGGAGCCCAGCTGGCCGTCGCCGTTCGGCCCCGGCCGGCCGGGCTGGCACGTCGAGTGCGCGGCGATCGCGCTCAGCCGCATCGGCAGCGGCCTGGACATCCAGGGCGGCGGCAGCGACCTGATCTTCCCGCATCACGAATTCACCGCAGCGCACGCCGAATGTGTGCGCGGCGAGCGGAGATTCGCCCGCCACTACGTACACGCCGGGATGATCGGCTGGGACGGGCACAAGATGTCGAAGAGCCGCGGCAACCTGGTGCTGGTGTCGCAGCTGCGCGCCCGGGGCGTCGAACCGGCGGCCATCCGGCTGGGTCTGCTGGCCGGGCACTACCGCGGGGACCGCTATTGGAGCGAGCAAGTCCTCGAGGAGGCCTTCGCCCGGCTGCAGCGCTGGCGCCGCGCGACCGCGCCGCCGGCCGGCCCAGACGCCGCCGATGTGATCGCCCGGGTGCGCCAATACCTGGCCGATGACTTGAATACTCCCAAAGCGATTGCCGCACTTGATGGTTGGACCACCGATGCGCTGGAATACGGTGGCCACGACACCGAGGCGCCCCAGCTGGTGGCGGCTGCCATCGACGCGCTACTGGGCGTGGCCCTGTAA
- a CDS encoding LuxR C-terminal-related transcriptional regulator, producing MEFRRSLAALNNGDFHGVAFVGDSGVGKSTLARMLAKTVESAGRTVRFALGTQTGWSVPLGAFSRAVSLGVGHEPAIMLAAAHNTLGQDKNLVVMVDEAQLLDPLSATLVNQLAAGRSARLIVTIRSGEPVLDAVTALLKERLLLTVHVDPFSREQTALLANAVLGGPVDSRLVDELFERSAGNLLLLRGFLTAGRESGTLVHTEDGWQLGGPLRADRELHDALEFRLQSLSSEELEVVELLATADLLEWEVLRDICDADAMANLERRGLIQLVADGSHTLARLNHPMLGEAATRHAGVVRSRQLNGILAKTLRRHLRVGGRRSQVSDPRGRIRLAQFMMRSDLEPDLDIVVTAAADALAMSDVVLGEELARFAVDRGGALPAALVLAEAVSWQGRGQEAESILIEAEPDGDDEWLIARWAGLRAANLAWGCGDAETSTRVLTEVKQRLVTKGGLELINALEVSIGFFCGDVKTTIELGPGLCETDVVPIATVWAAVATCGALMATGRFSEVAAIADAGVRATTLCRAGAQRFSIGLAEVMVAIAAGDYPAADRIHKRYAALATGLPAAEAMVDAMLGLVQVTRGELPAACATLSRSISQLSQGFPSPWLLLAAALLAQAEGMRGDAGAAAAALRNAEETYGPHLAVFLPELELARAWERAAAGDTMGAQTHALQAAQIARAAGMHVAEMRAYHAATRFGDRSQTTRVDELAAMLNSPSAQAIAEYARGLAQHDGDLLDAAAQQFVDLGASAFAADASAQAASEHARRGDRRKQVESSTRAHALANQCGLRTPALEAAARPLPFSGRERQIVLLVAAGLSNRQIADRLVISVRTVEGHLYRLFTKLGVNHRDQLVQLLNLDSSSAQNDVSTS from the coding sequence GTGGAGTTCCGGCGGTCGCTGGCGGCACTCAATAACGGGGATTTCCACGGGGTCGCGTTCGTCGGCGACAGTGGAGTGGGCAAGTCGACGCTGGCGCGGATGCTGGCAAAGACGGTCGAATCGGCCGGGCGGACGGTGCGTTTCGCGCTGGGCACCCAGACCGGCTGGTCTGTGCCGCTGGGCGCATTCTCTCGCGCGGTGAGCCTGGGGGTGGGACATGAACCGGCGATCATGCTGGCCGCCGCGCATAACACGTTGGGTCAGGACAAGAACCTGGTGGTGATGGTCGACGAGGCCCAGTTGCTCGATCCGTTGTCGGCCACCTTGGTCAATCAGCTGGCGGCCGGGCGCAGCGCCCGGTTGATCGTGACGATCCGGTCGGGGGAGCCGGTGCTGGATGCGGTGACCGCGTTGCTGAAAGAGCGGTTGTTGCTCACCGTTCACGTCGATCCGTTCAGCCGAGAGCAGACCGCGTTGTTGGCTAATGCGGTTTTGGGCGGTCCGGTCGACTCGCGACTGGTCGACGAGTTGTTCGAGCGTAGTGCGGGAAACCTGTTGCTGCTGCGCGGCTTTCTGACCGCGGGGCGCGAAAGCGGCACCTTGGTTCACACCGAGGACGGCTGGCAACTCGGGGGGCCGTTGCGCGCGGACCGCGAACTTCACGATGCCTTGGAGTTCCGGTTGCAGTCGCTGAGTTCAGAGGAGCTGGAGGTGGTGGAGCTGCTGGCCACCGCCGATCTGCTGGAGTGGGAGGTGTTGCGTGATATCTGCGATGCCGACGCGATGGCGAACCTGGAGCGCCGTGGCCTGATCCAGTTGGTTGCCGACGGATCCCATACCCTGGCCCGGTTGAATCACCCCATGCTCGGTGAGGCGGCGACCCGGCACGCCGGGGTGGTGCGCTCCCGGCAACTCAACGGCATCTTGGCGAAAACGCTTCGAAGGCACCTGCGGGTAGGGGGCCGGCGCTCGCAAGTCTCCGACCCGCGAGGCCGAATCCGGTTAGCGCAGTTCATGATGCGAAGCGACTTGGAGCCCGACCTCGATATTGTCGTCACCGCGGCGGCGGACGCGCTGGCGATGTCGGATGTGGTGCTGGGTGAGGAGCTGGCCAGGTTCGCGGTCGATCGTGGCGGTGCTCTGCCGGCCGCGTTGGTGCTTGCCGAGGCGGTGAGTTGGCAAGGACGCGGCCAAGAGGCCGAGTCCATCCTTATCGAGGCCGAACCCGACGGCGACGACGAGTGGTTGATCGCGCGGTGGGCCGGCCTGCGCGCCGCCAACTTGGCATGGGGATGCGGTGACGCCGAAACCTCGACGCGTGTACTCACCGAGGTGAAACAGCGTCTCGTCACCAAGGGCGGGCTCGAGCTGATCAATGCGCTAGAGGTGTCGATCGGGTTCTTCTGCGGCGACGTAAAGACGACGATCGAGCTCGGACCGGGCCTTTGTGAGACCGATGTGGTGCCGATTGCGACGGTGTGGGCGGCGGTCGCGACATGCGGCGCCTTGATGGCGACCGGGCGGTTTTCCGAAGTCGCCGCCATAGCCGATGCCGGCGTGCGCGCGACGACACTCTGCAGGGCGGGGGCGCAGCGCTTCTCCATCGGACTGGCCGAGGTCATGGTCGCGATCGCCGCCGGCGACTATCCTGCCGCCGACCGAATCCATAAGCGCTACGCCGCGCTGGCGACCGGACTTCCCGCAGCGGAGGCCATGGTCGACGCGATGCTCGGGCTCGTGCAGGTCACCCGCGGTGAGCTGCCCGCGGCGTGCGCCACCCTCTCCCGCTCGATCTCTCAACTGTCGCAAGGCTTTCCGTCGCCCTGGTTGTTGTTGGCAGCCGCCCTGCTGGCGCAGGCCGAGGGGATGCGGGGGGACGCCGGCGCGGCAGCCGCGGCGCTGCGGAACGCGGAAGAGACCTACGGTCCGCATTTGGCGGTGTTCTTGCCGGAGCTCGAGCTCGCGCGGGCTTGGGAGCGGGCAGCCGCCGGTGACACGATGGGAGCCCAAACGCACGCGCTGCAAGCGGCGCAGATCGCGCGGGCCGCCGGGATGCACGTGGCGGAGATGCGGGCATACCATGCGGCCACTCGTTTCGGCGATCGTTCGCAGACCACGCGAGTAGACGAGCTCGCCGCAATGCTGAACTCGCCGTCGGCGCAAGCGATCGCCGAATATGCCCGCGGTCTGGCGCAACACGACGGCGATCTGCTCGATGCCGCGGCACAACAATTCGTCGATCTCGGCGCTTCGGCTTTTGCCGCCGACGCGTCGGCTCAGGCGGCCAGCGAGCATGCCCGCCGGGGCGACCGCCGCAAGCAGGTCGAGTCGTCGACCCGCGCGCATGCGTTGGCCAACCAGTGCGGTTTGCGCACACCGGCTCTCGAGGCCGCGGCACGCCCCCTGCCCTTCAGCGGGCGCGAGCGCCAGATCGTGTTGCTGGTCGCGGCCGGCCTGTCCAACCGTCAAATCGCCGACCGGCTGGTCATTTCGGTACGCACGGTGGAGGGACACCTGTATCGACTCTTCACCAAACTCGGCGTCAACCACCGCGATCAACTCGTCCAGCTACTCAACCTGGATTCATCCAGCGCACAAAACGACGTCAGCACGTCATGA
- a CDS encoding helix-turn-helix domain-containing protein, giving the protein MGADGVLAKESEDGELATRLNKLFGLMRKAGMPPLSNAAAAAAITDKTGVPISPAYLWQLRSGVKTNPTVTHLRAIADFFGVPPSYLIDRGTDPAIDAQLNLLQALRDHGVRDLAARAAGLTPQALNSLAAIVDHLRELEQLPPISAQGGDDVYGGTKH; this is encoded by the coding sequence TTGGGAGCCGACGGAGTACTGGCCAAAGAATCGGAAGACGGCGAGCTGGCGACCCGCCTGAACAAGCTCTTCGGGCTGATGCGCAAGGCGGGAATGCCTCCGCTCTCCAACGCCGCGGCCGCGGCGGCGATCACCGATAAGACGGGCGTCCCGATCAGTCCGGCCTATCTTTGGCAGCTCAGAAGCGGTGTGAAGACGAACCCCACCGTCACGCATCTGCGGGCGATTGCCGATTTCTTCGGTGTGCCGCCTTCGTATCTGATAGACCGTGGCACCGACCCGGCGATCGACGCGCAACTGAATCTTCTGCAGGCATTACGCGATCACGGGGTGCGTGACCTGGCGGCGCGTGCAGCCGGGTTGACTCCGCAGGCCCTGAACAGCCTGGCGGCGATTGTCGATCACCTTCGCGAGCTCGAACAGTTGCCCCCGATTTCCGCCCAGGGGGGTGACGACGTTTATGGCGGCACCAAACACTGA
- a CDS encoding DUF6545 domain-containing protein — MTSTIPGVVAWPVITIMVILLAARFRWCRANLYQTYLNSVMAWLLLAQILREHRVEAALSRSALMTVTTAQQLSCVAMMLACAEFIGFTMLWNRISPEETRRSHRWYRLAAVALSVAFLAAGTRARVAGQTFEASGGWDAVLALSLYLTIIVILVVRLLWMFGSELLRATERGEMLLAAAGVLAVAVTGAACSEALVLAVSDQLGWTHTVKFRHRVHGSEFLWMAVIVYLFGAVSLAVRLHSYLGLDRVSRAWKNLQPLRFSMMVVVPESRFTIEHADRRFQKTTLQLHQTVIEIRDGILQLRHYVRDAPPDALAQFLQAYAVPADERGSATDAFELAHAVRAKAEGVRPQTPDRALVVRSRSTSLYEEAADLLALAKWWAPALAATDLNRVTSDGPGMGTSLPA; from the coding sequence GTGACGTCGACCATCCCGGGTGTCGTCGCGTGGCCCGTGATCACGATCATGGTGATCCTTCTTGCGGCGCGATTCCGGTGGTGTAGGGCGAACCTCTACCAGACGTACTTGAACAGTGTGATGGCATGGCTGCTGCTGGCCCAGATCTTGCGTGAGCACCGGGTAGAAGCGGCGTTGTCCAGAAGCGCGCTCATGACCGTCACCACGGCCCAGCAATTGTCTTGCGTTGCAATGATGTTGGCGTGCGCCGAATTCATCGGATTCACCATGCTGTGGAACCGGATCTCACCGGAGGAAACGCGCCGCAGTCACCGCTGGTACCGCCTGGCCGCCGTCGCGTTGTCGGTGGCATTCCTGGCCGCGGGCACCCGTGCTCGCGTCGCGGGGCAGACGTTCGAGGCCTCCGGCGGCTGGGACGCGGTACTGGCGTTGAGCCTGTACCTGACCATCATTGTCATCTTGGTGGTGCGCTTGCTGTGGATGTTCGGCTCCGAGCTGTTGAGGGCCACCGAGCGTGGCGAGATGCTGCTGGCCGCCGCCGGGGTACTTGCGGTTGCCGTGACGGGCGCGGCCTGCTCGGAGGCGTTGGTCTTGGCGGTGAGCGACCAACTCGGCTGGACCCACACGGTGAAATTCCGGCACCGGGTGCATGGGTCGGAGTTCCTGTGGATGGCCGTCATCGTCTACCTCTTCGGGGCGGTTTCGCTCGCGGTGCGACTGCATTCGTATCTCGGCCTGGATCGCGTCAGCCGCGCCTGGAAGAATCTGCAGCCACTGCGGTTCAGCATGATGGTTGTCGTGCCGGAAAGCAGGTTCACCATCGAGCACGCGGACCGGCGATTTCAAAAGACCACTCTGCAGCTGCACCAAACCGTCATCGAAATCCGCGACGGGATCCTGCAACTGCGCCACTACGTACGTGATGCGCCACCGGACGCGCTGGCCCAGTTCCTGCAGGCGTACGCCGTGCCGGCCGACGAACGCGGCTCCGCGACCGACGCGTTCGAGCTGGCACATGCCGTCAGGGCCAAAGCCGAGGGCGTCCGACCCCAGACACCCGACCGGGCTTTGGTCGTGCGCTCCCGATCGACAAGCCTCTACGAGGAGGCCGCAGATCTGCTGGCACTGGCGAAATGGTGGGCACCCGCCCTGGCGGCCACCGACTTAAACCGGGTAACCTCTGATGGACCCGGCATGGGAACGAGCCTGCCGGCATAA
- a CDS encoding DUF3090 domain-containing protein, with product MARAIHVFRTPDRFVAGTVGQPGNRTFYIQAVHDARVVSVILEKQQVAVLAERIGALLLEVNRRFGTPVPPEPAEIEDLSPLVTPVDAEFRVGTMGLGWDSEAQTVVVELLAVTDAEFDASVVLDDTEEGPDAVRVFLTPESARQFATRSNRVISAGRPPCPLCDEPLEPEGHICARANGYRRSALLGPDDDPEV from the coding sequence ATGGCCCGCGCAATTCATGTCTTCCGCACACCCGACCGCTTCGTGGCCGGGACCGTTGGCCAGCCCGGAAATCGCACGTTCTACATCCAGGCTGTGCACGACGCCCGAGTGGTGTCGGTGATATTGGAGAAGCAGCAGGTGGCGGTCCTCGCCGAACGCATCGGTGCGCTGCTGCTCGAGGTGAACCGCAGGTTCGGCACGCCCGTCCCGCCGGAGCCCGCCGAGATCGAGGACCTCAGCCCGTTGGTCACCCCCGTGGATGCCGAGTTCCGGGTCGGGACCATGGGCCTGGGCTGGGATTCGGAGGCGCAGACCGTCGTGGTGGAGCTGCTGGCGGTGACCGACGCCGAGTTCGACGCGTCGGTGGTGCTCGACGACACCGAAGAGGGTCCCGACGCGGTGCGGGTGTTCCTGACGCCGGAATCGGCGCGTCAGTTCGCCACCCGCTCCAATCGCGTCATCTCCGCAGGGCGTCCGCCGTGTCCGCTGTGCGACGAACCGCTGGAACCGGAGGGCCATATCTGCGCGCGCGCCAACGGATATCGGCGCAGTGCGCTGCTCGGGCCTGACGATGACCCCGAGGTCTGA
- a CDS encoding MbtH family protein: protein MSTNPFDDDNGSFFVLINDEEQHSLWPAFADIPAGWQKVYGEADRAACLEYIEQNWPDIRPKSLRERLAGRGSDM, encoded by the coding sequence ATGAGTACCAATCCGTTCGACGACGACAATGGCAGTTTCTTCGTCTTGATCAACGACGAAGAGCAACACAGCCTCTGGCCGGCTTTCGCCGATATTCCGGCCGGCTGGCAAAAGGTTTACGGCGAAGCGGATCGCGCTGCGTGCCTGGAGTACATCGAACAGAACTGGCCCGACATCCGGCCGAAGAGTCTGCGCGAGAGGCTGGCAGGCCGTGGTTCTGATATGTGA
- a CDS encoding SCO1664 family protein has product MTPRSDDREVLRNGELTVIGRIRSASNGTFLCESTLGESSVHCVYKPIAGEAPLWDFPDGTLAGRERAAYLVSAKLGWNIVPYTIIRHGPAGPGMLQQWVQQPGDAMDTEPRPGPDLVDLFPAGSKQPGYLPVLRALDYAGDEVVLMHADDIRLWRMAVFDVLVNNADRKGGHVLRDLDGHIFGVDHGVCLHVEDKLRTVLWGWAGKPIDDHTLDAVAGLTEALDDQFGEELAEQITRAEIGALRRRAHALLDNPVMPGPNRHRPIPWPAF; this is encoded by the coding sequence ATGACCCCGAGGTCTGACGACCGTGAGGTGTTGCGCAACGGCGAGCTGACGGTCATCGGACGGATCCGCTCGGCCAGCAACGGCACCTTCCTCTGCGAATCGACGCTCGGCGAGTCCAGCGTGCACTGCGTCTACAAGCCGATCGCCGGTGAGGCGCCGTTGTGGGACTTCCCGGACGGGACGCTGGCCGGCCGCGAACGGGCCGCCTACCTGGTGTCGGCGAAGTTGGGCTGGAACATCGTGCCGTACACGATCATTCGGCACGGGCCGGCGGGTCCGGGCATGTTGCAGCAGTGGGTGCAGCAACCCGGCGACGCGATGGACACCGAGCCGCGGCCGGGGCCGGATCTGGTTGACCTGTTTCCCGCCGGCAGCAAGCAGCCGGGCTATCTGCCGGTGCTGCGCGCCCTCGATTACGCCGGCGACGAGGTCGTCCTGATGCACGCCGACGACATTCGCTTGTGGCGGATGGCGGTGTTCGACGTGTTGGTCAACAACGCCGACCGCAAGGGCGGCCACGTGCTGCGCGACCTCGACGGCCACATCTTCGGGGTCGACCACGGCGTGTGCCTGCACGTCGAGGACAAACTGCGCACGGTGCTGTGGGGGTGGGCCGGCAAACCCATCGACGACCACACCCTGGACGCCGTCGCCGGCCTGACGGAGGCGCTCGACGATCAGTTCGGCGAGGAACTGGCCGAACAGATCACCCGGGCCGAGATCGGCGCGCTGCGCAGGCGCGCACACGCGCTGCTGGACAACCCGGTCATGCCCGGACCCAACCGGCACCGCCCCATTCCCTGGCCGGCGTTCTAG